From the Paenibacillus segetis genome, the window ATGTCAATACCTCCCGGCTCACGCGTTACGACATAAGGAACACCCTGCTGCTCTAACATATGTGCCATTTGTTCTATTATTGTCGTCTTGCCAGATCCTTCGCCACCCTCAAGTGTAATGAATAATCCTCTGCCACTCATATGATATCCCTGCTTCCTTCTGTAACTTTACTGACTCTGATCGTAGCAAGCAGTGGATCTCCTGCTCCCTGACATTTGGCTTTGTTCTTCTTCAGCTCGATAAGTCGGGCTAAGATGACATCCGTGATCGTCTCCCCTGGATATAGTAACGGAATACCAGGAGGATAAGGTATGATCATTTCTGCTGCTTGTCGGCCTGCGCTCTGCTCTATGGGAACAGCCTCTGTCATCTCTTCCGAGATTGGACTAAGACCAAATTGAACAGGAGAAGATACTTCATCGCCAAACTTCGACCCTATGTTCCACGTGGAAAGTTGATTAACCTCGTGAATTGCCGAATTTTCGCTCAACTTCTCTAGCGCTTGTAGCAATCGATCTACATCCTTACGTGTAGTACCTTGACTAAGTGCCAACACTACATACCGATCATCACTCATTTCCGGTATACATCCGGCAGCTTCCAACCATTCTTGTAACTCATACCCACTCCACTGACCGGTAACATCGTACAATACGATTTTAAAAGGATCTTGTATAGTATATGCATCATTCGTACCCCTGGGTTCTACCACAGCAAATCGGGGAAGTTTCTTGATACCATCCCTAATAATCTGTGCTGCTGCCAATCCGTCCTCAAAAATAACTTCCCCCTGAGCTTCCAGGACACTACGGCTCAAATCAAGTGATGCCATAATGGGATACGAAGGACTTGAGCTCTGAATCATCGCAAGCCGCTGAGATAGCAGCTTACGATCCAGCTTACTACCTTGCACATGTAGCATCGCGCCCATTGTAAGGGCTGTCAGCATCTTATGCGTCGATTGTACAACACCATCAGCACCTTGAGCTAGCGCATTCTCCGGCAGTACCGAATGCAGTCCGAAATGTGCACCATGCGCTTCGTCAACCAATAGGGGGACACCGCTATCGTGACAAAGCTCTACCAGCGGTTTAAGCGAAGAGCCCATCCCATAGTAGTTCGGAGACGTTACCAACAATCCCTTCGCATTGGGATACCTTCGCAGTGCTTCTGTCACCGCCGTCTGCGACGGAATGGTAGCTAGTCCGCTGACCTCATCGATCTGCGGCGCAAGGAAAACCGCTTTTGCATGTGCCAACATTAATCCGTGAATTACGGATTTATGTACATTTCGCTGTACAAGCAATACATCTCCTGGAGTGGCACATACACTTAGTATGAGTCCTAAGTTACCTGCTGTACTTCCTCCAACAAGAAAAAATGTTTGATCTGCTCCAAAAAACTGTGCTGCCCTCTGCTGTGCCTCTTTAATGATACCTTCCGGATGATGTAAATCATCACTCCCGGTTATTTCCGTAATATCGATATCCATCACTTGTGTCAGGTATTCACTGGCTTTATGTAATGTTCGATAGGCTTGTCCATCTTTGTGTCCCGGCACATGAAAAGAAGCTTTAGCACTTTCTTTATACTCAAGTAAAGCTTCATACAATGGCGCGGAATGTTTACTCTCCAACATATATATCTTAGTCCTTCCGGATTGTCCATTTTTACCCGTTTTTAATGATAACAAAACATGCCTTCCTTATATTCTACCGTCTTCATCATAATATGAGCAACAAAATAACCCCACAATGTGGAGTCTAGTTTTAAATCTTATGGATCCCTATAAATTACGAGGATAATCAGATCATATGATAGTTGTCGTTAAGCATTCTTTTGCACCCAAATTTGTTTTAATTGATGAATGAAAAAATGATATTTATCCTCCTGCACTTCCGTGTGCACCATCTCCGACTCGCAAGCATCACATATAAATTCGGATACAATATGAATTCCTTCCGACTTACGTTCTCCACATATGATACAGGTGTCTTCGATATGTTCATTCATGAACGATCCCACCTTGTTCGTTTTACTATCAGTATGACACAGTTTCTATCAATTTAAACCCTTTCATAGTTCCCATTCCTGCTTTATATATATGCTGCTCAAGGCGCCACGGTGTTTGTACCGGAGAAAATCTTAAATATTCTTTCTTTTGTCCGATATATTAATAAAGAGATGTCCTTCTTTGGAAGGCCGTCATCGATTGAAGGAGGGATGCTTAATTCATGCCTGACGATACTGTAACCAACGCAACATTTTACCATTATCGACTCCTAAAAAAACTAATGTTTCCTAAAGCCCTAATTATGAGCTATTTAACTATTCCGTTTATTTGGTTAGCTGCCGAGATGTTCTTCATCAACTGGACTAGCATCTTTTTCTTCCTACTCTCCATTCCCATTGCTTTGTGGATTCAATACGTCATATCTAGATCTATTCTAATAATTGTTAGTCATTCCAATCGTAAACGTTGGAACTTCACCTTACGCTTACCTTGGATCGGGTATATGCCAGATCAATACGTTAGTTATTCTATCTTTCGCAAAGTGCATTTTCATTCAGCCTGGATCGGTTGCTGCCTTATTGCTATCCTCATCCCTTGGTCACCAGGCTCATTTATTTTCTCGTTATTTTTCTGGTACTTTTGGCTCATGACCCCCAGACTATTTGCTAAATTCGGTTTACGAGACCAACCAAAAGATGGGATGCTAAAATTCAACGAACAAGACCTCTCCTACTACAAACAATGACCTCGGTGCTTCTACATAAGGAATAGACCTGCTCTCTGCATAAATGCAGGAATCAGGTCTATTATCTTTATTCTATATGCTTTGTCGCCTATGTCTTCTTGTCCACTACGTAGTCCCAGAGTCTAAGGACTGCTCTCCATCCCCTGTATAACCACTCTTTCGTCTATCTTTGGAACCAACACGGTAAAAGAATCATCATGGATCGTCAACTGAACGATCAGTTTACCCTTCTCGTAAACACTTGTCGTTCCAGTGTTCTCATCCACTTTTTCAATCCAACCCCACTCAGTAATTGCCTTCTTATAAGGCTCGGGTACACCCTCATCTTCACGAAGACCAGAGAATGAATAATGGACATAGTCCATCTTAGAGTTATTAAGTACGGAATCTGTTCTATTGGCTTCTTTAGGGACAGGGAAATTCTTCTCAACCGCTGCGCCTACAAAAGTCGACCAAGAAAGCTTGGAAGAAGACATACAGCCTGTGATGAAGATAGCCATCATCATCAAGACCACTGCTATGAAGCCTAAGGAAAATCTTCCTCTTCTCCACATGACTCATTCCTCCTTACTAGACTGAGCTATAATCCCATATATTAATTGTGATATTGTAA encodes:
- a CDS encoding sigma factor G inhibitor Gin, with translation MNEHIEDTCIICGERKSEGIHIVSEFICDACESEMVHTEVQEDKYHFFIHQLKQIWVQKNA
- a CDS encoding aminotransferase class I/II-fold pyridoxal phosphate-dependent enzyme, with product MLESKHSAPLYEALLEYKESAKASFHVPGHKDGQAYRTLHKASEYLTQVMDIDITEITGSDDLHHPEGIIKEAQQRAAQFFGADQTFFLVGGSTAGNLGLILSVCATPGDVLLVQRNVHKSVIHGLMLAHAKAVFLAPQIDEVSGLATIPSQTAVTEALRRYPNAKGLLVTSPNYYGMGSSLKPLVELCHDSGVPLLVDEAHGAHFGLHSVLPENALAQGADGVVQSTHKMLTALTMGAMLHVQGSKLDRKLLSQRLAMIQSSSPSYPIMASLDLSRSVLEAQGEVIFEDGLAAAQIIRDGIKKLPRFAVVEPRGTNDAYTIQDPFKIVLYDVTGQWSGYELQEWLEAAGCIPEMSDDRYVVLALSQGTTRKDVDRLLQALEKLSENSAIHEVNQLSTWNIGSKFGDEVSSPVQFGLSPISEEMTEAVPIEQSAGRQAAEMIIPYPPGIPLLYPGETITDVILARLIELKKNKAKCQGAGDPLLATIRVSKVTEGSRDII